A section of the Parasteatoda tepidariorum isolate YZ-2023 chromosome 6, CAS_Ptep_4.0, whole genome shotgun sequence genome encodes:
- the LOC107440844 gene encoding uncharacterized protein: MISVITATPYISGFFVSFVLLNATLCKGNTLIGINTTSATSIEQGEKKINMSSLPFSNHLSCHSTVTNRRRHQIMENQKNRYASEFYKYITSYANRYKGDTQHVLNEYAITDCTSLGLEILPGTPNLEELLELDVEAAVNQIYYSLQVHSAYIYLIHHQYKEDSPRCPGTLPREKQLAAQSLILANKQKSLVCTIETSMSLLGYNRNATYSILELEVTDLSQCSHMAIRDCQVLRSIIHLLNTMARYSQTQTL; the protein is encoded by the exons gattctTTGTTTCATTTGTGCTTTTAAATGCAACATTGTGTAAAGGAAACACTCTGATAGGCATCAATACGACTTCAGCGACATCTATTGAGCAGGGAGAGAAGAAAATTAACATGAGCAGCCTGCCATTCTCCAACCACTTGTCCTGCCACTCTACCGTAACTAACAGGAGAAGGCATCAAATAATGGAAAATCAGAAGAATCGGTATGCTTCAGAGTTCTACAAGTACATCACATCCTATGCTAATCGTTACAAGGGTGATACACAGCatgttttaaatgaa tACGCCATTACGGATTGTACATCATTGGGACTCGAGATTCTACCCGGAACTCCGAATTTAGAAGAACTGTTG gaaTTAGATGTGGAGGCAGCTGTTAACCAGATCTACTACTCTCTCCAGGTTCATTCTGCTTATATATATCTGATTCATCATCAATATAAAGAGGACAGTCCGAGGTGCCCCGGAACTCTTCCTCGAGAGAAACAATTGGCGGCACAATCACTCATCTTGGCGAACAAACAGAAGTCATTAGTGTGCACCATTGAAACTTCAATGTCGCTTCTAGGTTACAATCGAAATGCAACCTATTCCATTCTAGAACTTGAGGTAACGGATCTAAGTCAGTGTTCCCATATGGCGATCAGGGATTGTCAAGTTCTCCGTAGCATCATACATTTGTTAAACACCATGGCAAGATACTCTCAAACACAAACATTGTAG